One Verrucomicrobiia bacterium genomic region harbors:
- the gatC gene encoding Asp-tRNA(Asn)/Glu-tRNA(Gln) amidotransferase subunit GatC gives MEDSSVMALSSDKFDINYVAGLARIALTLEESEKFQSQLDTILENVKQLQNLALDQIEPTAHSFPVYNIWRADEEKKSLPVEVALKNAPNHTNDLILMPKIVDA, from the coding sequence ATGGAAGACAGTAGTGTTATGGCTTTATCTTCTGACAAATTTGATATTAATTATGTAGCTGGGCTAGCTCGTATTGCATTGACACTTGAAGAGAGTGAAAAATTTCAGAGTCAGCTCGACACGATTTTGGAAAACGTAAAGCAGCTTCAAAATTTGGCTCTAGACCAGATCGAGCCTACTGCGCATTCTTTTCCCGTTTACAATATTTGGCGTGCTGATGAAGAAAAAAAATCTTTGCCTGTGGAAGTGGCTTTAAAAAATGCGCCAAATCATACTAATGATCTTATTTTAATGCCCAAGATTGTGGATGCATGA
- the gatA gene encoding Asp-tRNA(Asn)/Glu-tRNA(Gln) amidotransferase subunit GatA, with the protein MSLYQETLASLRKKLLNQEIQPLDIVHSLRQRIEKVDVYLKAYTHFDWEKAEREAKETDISKPLGGIPIAIKDAIAVKDQPLTCSSRLLRDFVSPYDATVIKKLRQAGAFPLGRANMDEFAMGSSTENSAQGPTKNPWDFDRIPGGSSGGSAACVAADTAIASLGSDTGGSIRQPAALCGCVGLKPTYGRVSRYGLVAFASSLDQIGPLGKTVEDVALVLEAIVGHDTFDCTSLKEPVASYVDTLKKEDLKNLRVGVPKEYFRQGIDSQVETVVKKAIQQLEGLGATLVEISLPHTDYALASYYIIAPAEASANLARFDGVRYGARVKDGKDVLDVYRRTREAGLGREVKRRILLGTYVLSSGYYDAYYLRAQKVRTLIRQDFQKAFEQCDVIATPTSPTAAFRLGEKTEDPLKMYLADVFTIAVNMAGLCGLSVPCGFVEEKGKQLPVGLQLIGKAFDETTLLQVGHVYEQATAWHTMKPNLL; encoded by the coding sequence ATGAGCCTTTATCAAGAAACGTTAGCTAGCTTAAGAAAAAAATTGCTGAATCAAGAAATTCAGCCGCTGGATATTGTGCATTCGTTACGTCAACGAATTGAAAAAGTTGATGTTTATCTCAAAGCTTACACTCACTTTGATTGGGAAAAAGCAGAACGTGAAGCAAAGGAAACGGATATTAGCAAACCTCTAGGTGGTATTCCAATTGCGATTAAAGATGCCATTGCGGTAAAAGATCAACCCTTAACTTGTTCTTCGCGTTTGTTGCGGGATTTTGTGTCACCTTACGATGCTACGGTAATTAAAAAATTGCGCCAAGCTGGAGCTTTCCCTTTGGGGCGAGCGAATATGGATGAATTTGCAATGGGTTCTTCCACGGAAAATTCCGCGCAAGGTCCCACCAAAAATCCCTGGGATTTTGATCGGATTCCAGGAGGCAGCAGCGGTGGAAGCGCGGCATGTGTAGCAGCTGATACGGCAATTGCTTCATTGGGAAGTGACACCGGGGGGTCGATTCGTCAACCCGCAGCGCTTTGTGGTTGTGTCGGTTTGAAGCCTACTTATGGTCGCGTTTCGCGCTACGGGTTGGTCGCTTTTGCTTCATCGTTAGATCAAATTGGGCCTTTGGGAAAAACCGTGGAAGATGTGGCGCTTGTTTTAGAAGCGATTGTAGGGCACGACACTTTCGATTGCACTTCTTTGAAAGAGCCGGTGGCTTCTTATGTTGATACTCTTAAAAAGGAAGATCTTAAAAATTTACGCGTAGGTGTTCCAAAGGAATATTTTCGTCAAGGCATCGATTCTCAAGTGGAAACGGTTGTTAAAAAAGCGATTCAACAGTTAGAAGGTTTAGGTGCAACATTGGTAGAAATTTCGTTGCCTCACACGGATTATGCCTTGGCCTCTTATTATATTATTGCGCCAGCGGAAGCCTCGGCCAATCTCGCGCGTTTTGATGGTGTGCGTTATGGTGCGCGAGTGAAAGATGGAAAAGATGTTCTGGACGTTTATCGTCGCACGCGAGAAGCTGGCTTGGGTCGTGAAGTCAAGCGACGCATTTTGCTGGGCACTTATGTTTTGAGTTCGGGTTATTACGATGCTTATTATTTGCGCGCGCAAAAAGTTCGCACATTAATTCGACAAGATTTTCAAAAGGCTTTTGAACAATGTGATGTCATTGCGACCCCGACTTCGCCTACAGCGGCTTTTCGATTAGGCGAAAAGACAGAAGATCCGCTCAAAATGTATTTGGCCGATGTTTTTACCATTGCTGTTAATATGGCAGGATTGTGCGGTCTTTCCGTGCCATGCGGTTTTGTTGAGGAAAAAGGGAAGCAATTGCCGGTAGGTTTGCAATTGATCGGTAAAGCTTTTGATGAAACGACTTTATTGCAAGTCGGTCATGTTTATGAGCAAGCTACGGCTTGGCATACGATGAAACCCAATTTGTTATGA
- the gatB gene encoding Asp-tRNA(Asn)/Glu-tRNA(Gln) amidotransferase subunit GatB codes for MTTYEATIGLEVHVQIKTHSKMFCGCKNEFGASPNTHTCPVCLGMPGVLPVPNEEAIKKTLLTGLMLGCKIPETSKFDRKSYFYPDMPKNYQISQYDRPLCLEGGVVLEKYAFPKETQKEAIALANKKVRLTRIHLEEDVAKSFHFETSSGIDFNRAGTPLMEIVTEADIASPEEAFAFLTTLKQILIYGGISDADMEKGQLRCDCNVSVRPQGTSQFGTKCEIKNMNSISGVRRALTYEIQRQIEVLQEGGTIRQETRRWDDPTGQTYVMRTKEQSHDYRYFPDPDLMPMQVQNDWLDRIRLEMPELPRQRQERYQKEFQVTEYDASVLAADLALAIYFEKAAADVKNPKLVANWIINDLLSALSDQKMDLSDCKVKPEFLKELVALTDAGKINSKQAKEVFLEVFASGLAPTQIVEKKGLSQVSDTGAIEVFAKKAIEANPNSVADYKAGKIAALNFLKGQVMKLSQGKANPQLAGEVLERLLKAS; via the coding sequence ATGACAACTTACGAAGCCACGATTGGATTGGAAGTGCATGTGCAAATCAAAACGCACAGTAAGATGTTTTGTGGTTGTAAGAATGAGTTTGGAGCGTCTCCTAACACGCATACTTGCCCTGTATGTTTGGGAATGCCAGGAGTTTTGCCCGTGCCGAATGAAGAGGCGATTAAGAAAACACTTTTAACGGGTTTAATGTTGGGTTGCAAAATTCCGGAGACCAGTAAGTTTGATCGCAAGAGTTATTTTTATCCTGACATGCCCAAGAATTACCAAATTTCGCAGTATGATCGACCGCTTTGCTTGGAAGGCGGGGTGGTTTTGGAAAAATATGCTTTTCCTAAAGAAACGCAAAAAGAGGCGATTGCGCTGGCTAATAAAAAAGTAAGATTAACAAGAATTCATTTAGAGGAAGATGTAGCGAAATCGTTTCATTTTGAAACCAGTAGCGGTATTGATTTTAATCGAGCTGGAACTCCATTAATGGAAATTGTAACGGAAGCCGATATTGCTTCGCCCGAGGAAGCATTCGCTTTTTTAACAACGCTAAAACAGATTTTGATTTACGGCGGTATTAGTGATGCGGATATGGAAAAGGGGCAGTTGCGTTGTGATTGCAATGTGAGTGTGAGACCGCAAGGCACTTCTCAATTTGGCACGAAATGCGAAATTAAAAATATGAATAGCATTAGCGGCGTGCGACGTGCTTTGACTTATGAGATTCAGCGACAGATAGAGGTTTTACAGGAAGGTGGCACGATTCGACAGGAGACCCGACGTTGGGATGATCCTACGGGGCAAACTTATGTGATGCGCACGAAAGAACAGTCGCATGATTATCGTTATTTTCCTGATCCCGATTTGATGCCGATGCAGGTTCAGAATGATTGGCTGGATAGGATTCGATTAGAAATGCCTGAATTGCCGCGACAAAGACAGGAACGTTATCAAAAAGAGTTTCAAGTCACCGAATATGATGCTTCGGTTTTAGCGGCAGATTTAGCGTTAGCGATTTATTTTGAAAAGGCCGCAGCCGATGTGAAAAATCCTAAGCTCGTAGCGAATTGGATTATTAATGATTTATTGAGTGCGTTGAGCGACCAGAAGATGGATTTGTCGGATTGTAAAGTGAAACCGGAATTTTTGAAAGAGTTGGTAGCACTAACGGATGCAGGAAAAATCAATAGCAAGCAGGCCAAAGAAGTTTTTTTAGAGGTGTTTGCATCGGGATTAGCGCCAACACAAATTGTTGAAAAAAAAGGATTATCGCAAGTAAGTGATACGGGAGCGATTGAAGTTTTTGCTAAAAAAGCCATTGAAGCGAATCCTAATTCAGTGGCAGATTATAAAGCGGGGAAAATTGCTGCGTTGAATTTTTTGAAGGGACAAGTCATGAAATTGTCTCAGGGTAAGGCGAATCCTCAATTGGCGGGAGAAGTTTTGGAGCGCTTATTAAAAGCATCATAA
- a CDS encoding undecaprenyl-diphosphate phosphatase, which translates to MVNFLDIILLGIVEGITEFLPISSTAHLLIAEYFLGSKPDAFNVMIQFGAVSAVILIYWERLKDLCVHFREPKQRDYLLKILVALMVTVVGCLIAKWAGFQLPVKLWPILVALWLGALAIFVAEKFLKRYQPTETITWNIVIWVGISQIIAAVLPGTSRSGATIIAAMLCGLSRVSATEFSFLLGVPTMLAASLYMAWDAYRAGLFIPAVMGELALGFVISMITAFIAVKWLLQFVRTNNFIPFAWYRVVLSIVIALVLWREGHIPPDLQLRESPKQLPLKDK; encoded by the coding sequence ATGGTAAATTTTTTAGATATTATTCTTTTAGGAATTGTGGAGGGTATTACTGAGTTTTTACCTATTTCTTCTACAGCACATTTATTAATTGCAGAATATTTTTTGGGTTCGAAACCGGACGCGTTTAATGTGATGATTCAATTTGGAGCGGTATCGGCAGTGATTCTCATTTATTGGGAACGTTTGAAAGATTTGTGTGTGCATTTTCGCGAGCCGAAACAAAGAGATTATCTTTTGAAAATTCTTGTAGCTTTGATGGTAACGGTAGTGGGCTGTTTAATCGCTAAGTGGGCCGGTTTTCAGTTGCCCGTGAAGCTTTGGCCGATTCTTGTTGCGCTTTGGTTGGGGGCCTTAGCAATTTTTGTTGCAGAAAAATTTTTAAAAAGATATCAACCCACTGAAACGATTACTTGGAATATTGTAATCTGGGTGGGGATTTCTCAAATTATTGCTGCGGTGTTGCCAGGCACGTCGCGTTCTGGAGCGACAATTATTGCGGCGATGCTATGTGGTCTTTCTCGTGTTTCGGCGACGGAATTTTCTTTTCTTTTAGGGGTGCCCACGATGTTGGCGGCATCGCTTTATATGGCTTGGGATGCTTATCGAGCGGGGTTGTTTATTCCTGCAGTGATGGGTGAATTGGCATTAGGTTTTGTTATATCAATGATCACGGCTTTTATTGCGGTCAAATGGCTTCTTCAATTTGTGCGAACCAATAATTTTATTCCTTTTGCTTGGTATCGAGTGGTGTTGAGCATCGTTATCGCTTTGGTGCTTTGGCGAGAAGGTCATATTCCTCCCGATTTACAACTGCGCGAATCGCCCAAACAGCTACCTTTGAAAGATAAGTAG
- a CDS encoding DUF502 domain-containing protein codes for MSSSPTPNLSENKRHAGTWVRNKFLTGLFVALPILGTLWVLDLIYRLINSRFEPLVIAIATRYRDENPIIHFISFPIRRNGELLYTIPLAGFILTVIFLILLGVFVSNVIGRGILSWLDHILLKLPIISTIYHAAKQVIEAVQMLSRSENMHFSKVALIPYPNTPGKLIGFVTGQFSDQQGQMLYSVFLPTAPNPITGFVMIVKASEIELSNMPIEEATKLIISGGLVTPQNFNFSKTLSEVPQPLS; via the coding sequence ATGTCCTCGTCCCCTACACCTAATCTATCGGAAAACAAACGTCACGCAGGCACTTGGGTGCGCAATAAATTTCTCACAGGCCTTTTTGTTGCTCTGCCAATCCTGGGAACTCTCTGGGTCCTTGACCTTATTTATCGTCTCATTAACTCTCGATTTGAACCTCTCGTGATTGCCATTGCCACTCGTTATCGAGATGAAAATCCTATTATTCACTTCATTAGTTTTCCCATACGACGTAATGGGGAATTGCTCTACACCATTCCGTTAGCCGGTTTCATCTTAACCGTTATCTTTCTTATCCTTCTCGGTGTTTTTGTTAGCAACGTCATCGGACGCGGCATCTTATCTTGGCTAGATCATATTCTTCTAAAACTTCCCATCATTTCCACCATTTATCACGCGGCAAAACAAGTCATCGAAGCCGTGCAGATGTTGAGTCGCTCCGAAAACATGCATTTTAGCAAAGTCGCGTTAATTCCCTATCCCAATACACCCGGCAAACTGATCGGCTTTGTCACGGGACAATTTTCCGATCAACAAGGTCAAATGCTCTACTCAGTTTTTCTGCCCACGGCGCCCAATCCTATTACAGGTTTCGTTATGATCGTCAAAGCTTCCGAAATTGAACTTTCCAATATGCCCATCGAAGAAGCCACGAAACTTATTATTTCTGGTGGCTTAGTTACACCCCAAAACTTTAATTTCTCAAAAACTCTTTCCGAAGTGCCACAGCCCTTGTCTTAA
- a CDS encoding threonylcarbamoyl-AMP synthase: MPSSQPPSIATFQRAVKLLKQGELVVMPTETVYGLAADAFNSQALEKIFALKKRPYFDPLILHIHNESQLKLIIKKIPPAAKKLIKAFWPGPLTLVLPANKNVPLIARANLPTVAVRMPRHPIARRLLKKFGNPLAAPSANRFGRISPTSSQAVKKEFGTKTPLMLEGGSCHFGLESTIIHFSKNKPEVLRLGSITIEQIEKVLKHPVPLRKKPTSKQPLASGQLLQHYAPKKPLTILPTHWRQNPPAFKKSDALLLFRKSFPHFPGQQIILSSKGSLKTAARKLYHSLRKLDETPTRHLYVEKFPDHHLGVTLNDRLQRASHS; encoded by the coding sequence ATGCCTTCTTCTCAGCCGCCTTCGATTGCCACCTTTCAACGTGCCGTAAAACTCTTAAAACAAGGGGAGCTTGTCGTCATGCCTACTGAAACAGTTTATGGCCTGGCTGCCGACGCCTTCAATTCCCAAGCGCTCGAAAAAATTTTCGCACTTAAAAAACGCCCCTATTTCGATCCCCTTATCCTCCATATTCATAATGAATCTCAACTCAAACTCATCATCAAAAAAATTCCCCCAGCTGCAAAAAAATTAATCAAAGCCTTCTGGCCTGGTCCTCTCACTTTGGTGTTACCAGCCAATAAAAATGTTCCCCTTATCGCTCGAGCCAATCTACCTACCGTAGCCGTCAGAATGCCGCGCCATCCTATTGCAAGACGTTTGCTCAAAAAATTTGGCAACCCCCTTGCTGCGCCCAGCGCCAATCGTTTTGGTCGAATCAGTCCCACTTCATCACAAGCTGTAAAAAAAGAATTCGGCACAAAAACTCCGCTAATGTTAGAAGGAGGCAGTTGTCATTTCGGTTTAGAATCCACAATCATTCATTTTTCAAAAAATAAACCTGAAGTTTTAAGACTCGGCTCCATCACAATAGAACAAATTGAAAAAGTTTTAAAACATCCCGTTCCCTTACGGAAAAAACCCACTTCAAAACAACCCCTCGCTTCCGGTCAACTTCTCCAACATTACGCCCCTAAAAAACCTTTAACCATCTTGCCTACCCATTGGAGACAAAACCCACCCGCTTTCAAAAAATCCGATGCTCTTTTGCTTTTTCGCAAATCATTTCCACATTTCCCTGGACAACAAATCATTTTAAGCTCGAAAGGTTCACTCAAAACAGCCGCACGAAAACTTTATCACTCCCTAAGAAAATTAGACGAAACGCCCACGCGCCACTTATATGTTGAAAAATTTCCTGACCATCACTTAGGCGTGACCCTTAATGATCGGTTACAAAGAGCTTCTCACTCTTAA
- a CDS encoding PA0069 family radical SAM protein, which yields MEKIIGRGVTINPPNRFETLHFDKEMDDYSVNEKLPIRTRYYVDHSTSFITYNTSPDVGFTASINPYRGCEHGCVYCYARPMHEYLGFSSGLDFESRIMIKTRAPELLRKELSAKNWKPQTLALSSATDCYQPIERKLKLTRSCLEVLAEFRNPVSLITKNHLITRDIDVLQKLAQYQAVSVNISLTTLNPDLAKIMEPRTAQPEHRLHAITALAQAGIPVNILMAPLIPGLTDHEIPSLLQSAAQAGAQSAGYVLLRLPHSVKELFTDWLETHFPEKKKRILDQLCEMRQGKLNESQFYRRMKGQGSLAQQLDQLFKLCAKRAGLNQKHFTLNTQAFRHPAGEQLTLF from the coding sequence CGATTAGAACCCGTTATTACGTAGACCACTCCACCTCTTTTATCACCTACAACACCAGTCCCGATGTGGGTTTTACTGCTAGCATCAATCCTTACCGCGGCTGTGAACACGGCTGCGTCTATTGCTACGCTCGTCCCATGCATGAATACCTAGGTTTTTCTTCCGGGCTCGATTTTGAAAGTCGGATCATGATCAAAACCCGAGCTCCAGAACTCCTGCGCAAAGAACTCAGCGCAAAAAATTGGAAACCGCAAACGCTCGCCTTAAGCAGCGCCACCGATTGCTACCAACCTATCGAACGAAAACTCAAACTCACCCGCAGTTGCCTTGAAGTGTTAGCGGAATTTCGCAATCCTGTTAGCCTCATCACGAAAAACCATCTCATCACACGAGATATTGATGTTCTACAAAAACTCGCTCAATATCAGGCCGTCAGCGTAAACATTTCCTTAACCACTCTCAATCCCGACCTCGCCAAAATCATGGAACCCCGCACCGCACAACCTGAACACCGACTTCACGCCATCACCGCGCTCGCACAAGCAGGCATACCCGTCAACATCCTCATGGCGCCACTTATTCCAGGATTAACCGACCACGAAATTCCCAGTCTGCTCCAATCTGCCGCTCAAGCTGGCGCCCAAAGCGCTGGCTATGTCCTATTACGCCTGCCCCACAGCGTAAAAGAACTCTTCACCGACTGGCTTGAAACACATTTCCCAGAAAAGAAAAAACGAATTCTCGATCAACTCTGCGAAATGCGACAAGGCAAACTCAACGAATCCCAATTTTACCGACGGATGAAAGGTCAAGGCTCTCTAGCCCAACAACTCGACCAACTTTTCAAACTCTGCGCCAAACGCGCTGGCTTAAACCAAAAACATTTTACCCTTAACACCCAAGCCTTTCGCCATCCTGCAGGCGAACAACTGACCCTTTTTTAA